Below is a genomic region from Hylemonella gracilis.
GTCAGGTCATCAATGAGTCCCTGGACGCGGTGGACCGGGTATCCAAGCTGCGCCTGGAAATGGCGCTGGCCCGCCAGCACGAAAAGGACATGATCATCCAGTACGAACAGCCCGAGCGCGTGGCCGAGACCCGAACGCGCTGGGAGGCCTCGGCGACCCGCATCGAGCAGGCCCTGAATGAGCTGGCCGAGAGCCTCAAGGGCGAGCAGAAGGATCAGATCGCCAAGGCGATGGAGCACTTCAAGCAATACCACGCCCTGTTCGGCCATCTGTCCCGCCAGATCGAAAGCAGCGTCTACGACACCGCCACGGCCGCCAACCGCATGAGCATGCGTGCGGTGGGCGAGCTGACCGCCACCGACAAGGCACTGAACCAACTGGACGAAACACTGCGGGTGGAGGCCAAGGACGCCAACACCAACCGCAACGATCTGCTGGACAACATGCTGTTCATCTTCGCCGGCTTGGTGGTGATGAGCCTGCTGATCGTCGTGCCCCTGACCCTGCTGAACATGCGAGCGATCTGCCAGCCGGTGGAACAGGCACGGCAGCTGTCGCAGTCCATTGCCAGTGGCGACTTGACGCAGAGCCAGCAGGCGGAGGGCCGCGACGAAGTCGCAGACCTGTTGCGCGCGCTGGAACAGATGCGCGCCGAGCTGGCTGGCATGGTGGGGCAGTTGCGCGACGCGGGCGAGAACATCGCCACGGCCAGCCGCGAGATCGCCACCGGCAACCAAGATCTGTCCAACCGGACCGAACAGACCGCGAGCAACGTCCAGCACACCGTCAGCTCCATCAGCGGGCTGACCGGCCATGTGCAGCACACGGCCAACGCGGCGCAAAACGCCAACCAGCTCGTCGCCAAAGCCACGCAGTCGGCCCAGAGTGGCGGCAAGGAAATGGAAGAGGCGGTGCAGAGCATGTACAGCATCAGCGCCAGCGGCAAGAAGATCGCGGACATCGTCGCCGTGATTGACGGCATTGCCTTCCAGACCAACATCCTGGCGCTGAACGCGGCGGTGGAAGCCGCGCGCGCGGGCGAACAGGGGCGGGGTTTCGCGGTGGTGGCCAGCGAGGTGCGTTCGCTGGCTGGCCGCAGCGCGGACGCGGCCAAGGAGATCAAGACCTTGATTGGGGCCAGCGTCTCCGCCATTGACGGCGGCGCGCGCCAGGTGGAGGCCGCCGGCGCGGCCATGCAGGAAATCGTCTCTGGCATTCAGCGTGTGCGCGACATCATGGGCGAGATCACCACGGCGGCGGACAGCCAGTCCCATGGCATCGGCCAGGTGGATCAGGCGGTCCAGGAAATCGACCGCATGACCCAGCAGAACGCCGCGCTGGTGGAAGAGTCCACGGCCGCAGCGCAGTCCATGCGCGAGCAGGCGGATCGCCTGGCCGACATCGTGCGTCAGTTCCGCCTGGCCTCGTCGGGCGGCCGGGGCGCCTCGGGTGGCGCGGTCACGGGCTCGGCACGGCCTCTGTTGCTGACGTCCTGAGCGGGCCCGCGCACGGCGCGGTGGTCAGTTGAGGGGCCTCTGCGAGGCCCTGAATTCCCGCGGGCTCAAGCCCGTGTAGTCGCGGAACACGCGGCTGAAGTGCGCCATGTTGCTGAAGCCCCAGGACAGGGCGATCTCGGTGATGGCGCGTTCCTTGAGCGAGAGGGCCGCGGCCGTGCGGCGCAATTCCTGGAGGCAGCCGTCCAGCCGCAGGGTCTGGATATGACTGGACAGCGTGCGGGTTTCGTCGGACCAGGCGTTGTAAAGGTGCCGCTTGCTGCAGTTCAAGGCCGCGGCCATGCGTTCCACTGTCAGCGCGGGGTCGCGCAGGTGCAGGGCGAGGTAGCCATGGATGCGGTCCTTCAGTGCCTCGCGCTGGGTGTGCCGGGTTTCCTGTCCAGCGAGTTCGATCAGCGAGAGTCGCACCAGTTGGGCGATGAGCTCACCCGCGCCGTGGGCGGCGTCAGCGCTCATGTGCGGCAGTTCCTGGAAGGTGCTGCGCATGGCGGAGAGCGCCACTCGGGCGATGCCCGCGGCCGGGCCGTCCCGGTCCGCGCCGATCGGTCGGGCCACCAGCGGGTCCAGCCGCAGTCCACGCTCGGTCAGCTGAGCCTTGGGCAGCATCACGATCAGGTGTTCCACGTCGCCGGGGTTGTCCACTGTGTAGCCGCGCGTGGTGTCGTAGAGCGTCCATGCCCCCGGACCTACCCACGCCTCGCGGCCGTCCTGCTCCACGCGGGCACGCCCTTGCAGGGGCGCGACGATCTTGAGGTAGGCCGGGGCGGTATCGGCGCGCGCCAGTAGGTGTGTGCGTTGCACGCGGTGGCGCTGGGCTTCGAGTCGGGTGAGGATGATGTCGCCCGCATGCAGGCGCGCAATGCTGCCGTCAAAGGCCGTGTCGCCATAGAGATCGGATTCCAGTCCACCGAAGAGCGTCCAGTTCCATTCGCGCCAGAGCGATGCCCGCTCGGTGGGGGCATAGGCATCGGTACTCAAGGTGGCGGCATGCATTCGGGGATTATCGGATCGCCATCCGGGTGGACAAGAGGCGCGCGGGTTAACCCCGATGCTCGTGCGCGGAGGGGCAATTACTTTGTGCACGCTCAGCAAAGCCGCGCGGCGGGCAGGCCCCTAGGATTGCAGAGCATCAAAGATGGCATCACAGCCCTACAACCCGAGAGGAGACAAACATGGCCCCAGCCCAGGTTCAACAGAGCAAGCGCACCCTGATCAAGGGTGCTGCGGCCGTCGTCGGCGCGGCGACCTTCGCCCCGCAACTGATGGCACAAAACGCACCCGTGCGTATCGGCTACACCATGGCACGCACCGGTCCCTGGACGGGCGGCGCGCAGACCAGCCAGGAGCCCAACTATCTGCTGTGGGCCGAGCAGCAGAACGCGGCGGGTGGCCTGGACGTCAAGGGCACGCGTCGCAAGATCGAGCTCGTCAGCAGCGATGACCAGAGCAATGTGGAAACCGTGGTGCGCACCTATGAAAAGCTCATGGGCAGCGACAAGGTGGATCTGGTTTTGCCGCCCTGGGGCAGTGGCGCGAACTTCGCCGTCGCGCCCCTGGCCAACCGCTATGGCTACCCCTTCCTCGCGCCGACCGCGCTCTCCAAGAAGCTGGTGGACCTGAAGTTGCCGTACTTCTTCCTGTTGCTGCAGCAGCCGGCGTCGATGATCGGCGCGTTGGTTGATCTGCTCAAATCGCAAGGCGTGAAGACCGCGGCGGTGATCTACGTCGACGACCTGTTCGGTCTGGAGAACTACGCCGCGCTGAAGGAGGCGGTGAAAGGCAGCGGCATCCGCCTGGTGGAGGAGAAAAGCTATCCCGGCAGCACCCAGGACTTGTCGCCCGTGCTGCGCGCGATCAAGGACAAGAACCCGGATGCCTTCATCGGTTTTTCCTATCCGCCAGACACCATCCTCGCCAGCAAGCAGTCCAAGGAAGTCGGCTTCAACCCGAAGTTCTATTACGCCTCGGTGGGCACGGCCTTCCCGCTCTATACCAAGGTGATGACGGTGGCGGGCGCCGAGGGCGTGATGGGCATGGGTTCGTGGAATACCAAGACCAGCCCCGGTGCAAAGGCCTACTTCGACGCGCATGTCGCGAGCCAGAAGAAGGAGCCGGACCGCTGGGCCAGCGGCGCCGCCTGGGCCGGGCTGGAGATCCTGACCAATGCGGTCAAGAGCGTGGGCCTGGACCGCAAGGCGATCCGCGATTTCGTGGCGAACAACACGCACCAGACCATCCTCGGCGAGATCAAGTTCAACGGTAGCGAGAACGTGGGCACGCCAGGCACGGTGGGGCAGTGGCAGAAGGGCGAGTTCGAGGTGGTGTGGCCGCCGGCGCGTGCCACCGCAAAGCTCATCACCAAACCGAAATGGTGAAGTGATCGGTAGTCCCCCTGAGGCACTGCGCGCCTTCCCCCCTGAACGCCAACCTTCGGTGGCAGGGGGGACGCAGCCAGTGGCCTGGCAAAGCCAGATCCACGGCTGCCCCGAATTGGAACTCCCTGCCTCTCTCTTCCTTCATGTCCTTCACCGCCTGGCTTGAACTCATCGTCTCCGGTCTGATCACCGGGGGCATTTATGCGCTGATCGCCCTCGGGTTGAACCTCCAGTACGGGCTGATGCGCATCCTCAACATCGCGCACGGCGAATTCCTGATGGTCGGGGCCTACCTGACCTGGCTGGTGCAGACGCAGTTCGGTCTCTCTCCGCTGCTGATGATTCCGGTGTCCTTTGCCGTGCTGATGGTGCTGGGCATGGTCTTGCATTTCCTCTGCTTCCGTCGCTTGACTCAGACCTCACCCAACCTCGATGTGTTCGAGGCGCGCAGCCTCATGGTGGCCTTTGGCTTGATGTTCCTGGTACAGAACTTCGTGTCCTGGGTTTGGGGCGGGGATCTGCGCGGTTACGACTACCTGACCGAACCGGTGAAATTCGGCGACATGCAGTTCGCGGGCAATAAGCTGCTGATCTTTGGCCTGGCCCTGGTGTTCGCCGGTGCGCTCATCGTGTTGATGCGTCAGACGCTGTTGGGCAAGGGTGTGCGTGCGTTGATGCAGTCGCCCACGGGCGCGCAGCTCATGGGCATCGACACGAAAAAGCTGCATCCGCTGATGTTCGGCATCGGCCTGGGGCTGTCGGGCGTGGCCGGCGCGCTGCTGTCCATGGCCTACACCATCACGCCTTTCATGGGGCAGCCCTACACGGTGACCGCCCTCGTCGTCATCACCCTGGGCGGTTTCGGCAGCATGGGCGGCGCGCTGGTGGGCGGCTTGTTCCTGGGCGTGATCGAAGCCCTGGGCATGCACTTCACGAACCCCTCACTCAAGGCGCTGTTGTCCTACGCCGTCTTCATCGCCGTGTTGCTGTTGCGGCCCGAGGGCTTGTTCACGCGCAAGAGCCGCAAGGCTTGACGCGGCGTTGACCGATTCAGATGCTTGTGATGACATCAAGACAAATCCTCATTCGCGACCTGCTGGTGCTGCTGGCCTTCACGGGCTGGGCGCTTGCTTTGCCGGCCTATGCCAGCGAGTTCGTTTCGTCCATGGCCTTGACTTGCCTGATGTACGTGGCGTTGTCCTCGAGTTGGGGCCTGTTCTGCGGCAGCACACGCTACCTGTCGCTGGCGACCTCGGCCTTCTTCGGCATCGGGGCCTACACCTCGGCCATGCTGCTGGGCGAATTCGCCTGGCTCACGGTCATTCTGATTGGTGCGGGCATCGCGGTGATGGTCGCCATTCTGATGGGGGCGGCCGTGCTGCATCTGCGCGGCACGTATTTCGCGGTGCTGACCTTCGGCATGACGGAGCTCATCCTGCACGCCGTGACCTATTTCGAGAAGTCGGTCACGGGTACGGTGGGGCGGGTGCTGATGGTCGTGCCCGAGCGCGAGACCATCTACCTCACGGTGCTGGCCCTGGCCGTTCTGGCGGTGGCCGTGTCCATCGTCGTGCGGCGCACGCGCTTCGGCCTGGCACTGTTGGCCATCGGCGCCGACGAGCAACGCGCGCAGACCCTGGGCGTGAACACGCGCCTCGTGAAAGTCGCGGGGTTTGCACTGACGGCGGCTTTCGCGGGTGCGGTGGGCGCGGCCATGGCCGTGCGCTGGACCTACATCGACCCGCACACCGTGTTCAATCCTTTCATCGGTTTCCAGACCGTGCTGATCACCCTGATCGGTGGCGTGCTCACGCTCTGGGGGCCACTGCTGGCCGCCATCATTTTCAGCGTGCTGGCCGAGTCGCTGCGCTTGCAGTTTCCGCAGATCTATCTGATGTCACTGGGCCTGCTGCTCATCCTCTGTGTGCTCTACCTCCCGGGCGGACTGGCGTCCTTGCGCTGGGCCACGTTCAAGGGTTGGTGGACCGACTGCCGCGAGTGGGTCCGGGATTTGAAGCGCGACCTGTCCGGCGAGAAGGAACGCGAGAAGCAGCGTGCTTTGAAGCGCGCGCGGGAGAACTACTTTGTCTAGCATGCCCACCTTCCCCCCTGTTGTCGCGCGCACCGCACTTTCCTCCGAGGGGGCGTCGCTTGCCTTGCGGCAAGCCGGCGGCGACCGGCCCCAGACCTACCTACTCGAGGCACGGGAGGTGACCGTGCGTTTCGGCGGTCTGGTCGCCGTGGATGCCGTCAGTGCTCGTTTCATGCCCGGCGAGCTGGTGGGCATCATCGGCCCCAATGGCGCGGGCAAGACGACTTTCTTCAACGCCATTTCAGGCGTGCAGCCGCCAACCGAAGGTCGCTTGCTATGCCAAGGCCATGACCTGACGGGCAGGCGGCCGCATCGCTACGCAGCGCACGGCGTGGCGCGTACGTTCCAGACACCGCGCGTCTTCGGCGACATGGCGGTGACGGACAACATTGCCTTCGGGCTGAAGTTCGCGGGCCGGCGCCCGCGCAAGTACATCTTCTGGGGCGAGGAGAAGGACGTGCCCTGGGCCCTGCGGGACGCGGCCAGCATCCTGCAGCTGATTGGCCTCTCGCAACAGGCGAACCTGCCCGCGGCGGCCATCACGCCGAGCCAGCAGCGCTTGCTGGAAATCGGCATGGCGCTGGCCACGCGGCCCAAGCTGCTATTGCTCGACGAGGTGGCGGCGGGTCTGACGGAAGCCGAGATCGAGGACATGGCGCGCCTGATCGGGCGCCTGCGCGACGAACTGGACTTGACCGTGATCTGGATCGAGCATGCCGTGACCACGCTGCTGCGCCATGTGGAGCGCGTGATCGTGCTGCACCAGGGCCGCAAGATCGCTGACGACACCCCGCGAAGGTGGTGCGCAACCCCGAGGTCATCGAGGCCTACCTGGGCGATGAGATGGCGGAACCTGACACCGGAGTTGAGGAGGCTTCGACATGATGGGGTGGCGCGACACCCCCTTTGTGCTGGGGGATAAGAAACATGCGCATCTGCAGGTGCGGGGCCTGAGTGCCGGTTATGGTGCCTTTCTCGTGCTGCGCGACCTGCGCTTCGAGGTCAAGCCCGGCCTGACGGTCATTCTCGGCCCCAATGGCGCGGGCAAGACCACCTTGCTGAAGGCCTTGATGGGGTTGATCCCGCGCCAGGGCCTGGTGCTGCTCGATGGCGAGGAACTGCCGGAAAAGACGCACGAGGTGGTGCGCGTCGGCGTGACCCTGGTGGCCGAGGGCCGGCAGCTGTTCCCGCAGATGACGGTGCTGGAGAACCTGGAGCTGGGTGGCTGGCTGGTCGAGAAGAAGGAGCGTGCAGGCCGCGTCGACCAGGTGCTGGCCGACTTTCCCAAGTTGCGTGAACGCGCTCAGCAGCTGGCCGGCACCATGAGTGGCGGCGAGCAGCAGATGGTGGCCGTGGCCCGCGCCATGATGTGCGCCCCCCGCCTGCTGATGCTGGATGAACCCTCTCTGGGTCTGGCACCGCGCATGGTCGATGAGCTCTTGGCCATTGCCCGCCGCATCGCCGACGCCGGTACCACCGTGCTGATGGTGGAGCAGAACGTCAAGAAGGCG
It encodes:
- a CDS encoding methyl-accepting chemotaxis protein, with translation MSHRLFALMRQFTIRFRMYAAIGVVLVLLLLVGGAGMFGMFRIHQISGQVINESLDAVDRVSKLRLEMALARQHEKDMIIQYEQPERVAETRTRWEASATRIEQALNELAESLKGEQKDQIAKAMEHFKQYHALFGHLSRQIESSVYDTATAANRMSMRAVGELTATDKALNQLDETLRVEAKDANTNRNDLLDNMLFIFAGLVVMSLLIVVPLTLLNMRAICQPVEQARQLSQSIASGDLTQSQQAEGRDEVADLLRALEQMRAELAGMVGQLRDAGENIATASREIATGNQDLSNRTEQTASNVQHTVSSISGLTGHVQHTANAAQNANQLVAKATQSAQSGGKEMEEAVQSMYSISASGKKIADIVAVIDGIAFQTNILALNAAVEAARAGEQGRGFAVVASEVRSLAGRSADAAKEIKTLIGASVSAIDGGARQVEAAGAAMQEIVSGIQRVRDIMGEITTAADSQSHGIGQVDQAVQEIDRMTQQNAALVEESTAAAQSMREQADRLADIVRQFRLASSGGRGASGGAVTGSARPLLLTS
- a CDS encoding helix-turn-helix domain-containing protein gives rise to the protein MHAATLSTDAYAPTERASLWREWNWTLFGGLESDLYGDTAFDGSIARLHAGDIILTRLEAQRHRVQRTHLLARADTAPAYLKIVAPLQGRARVEQDGREAWVGPGAWTLYDTTRGYTVDNPGDVEHLIVMLPKAQLTERGLRLDPLVARPIGADRDGPAAGIARVALSAMRSTFQELPHMSADAAHGAGELIAQLVRLSLIELAGQETRHTQREALKDRIHGYLALHLRDPALTVERMAAALNCSKRHLYNAWSDETRTLSSHIQTLRLDGCLQELRRTAAALSLKERAITEIALSWGFSNMAHFSRVFRDYTGLSPREFRASQRPLN
- a CDS encoding amino acid ABC transporter substrate-binding protein, yielding MAPAQVQQSKRTLIKGAAAVVGAATFAPQLMAQNAPVRIGYTMARTGPWTGGAQTSQEPNYLLWAEQQNAAGGLDVKGTRRKIELVSSDDQSNVETVVRTYEKLMGSDKVDLVLPPWGSGANFAVAPLANRYGYPFLAPTALSKKLVDLKLPYFFLLLQQPASMIGALVDLLKSQGVKTAAVIYVDDLFGLENYAALKEAVKGSGIRLVEEKSYPGSTQDLSPVLRAIKDKNPDAFIGFSYPPDTILASKQSKEVGFNPKFYYASVGTAFPLYTKVMTVAGAEGVMGMGSWNTKTSPGAKAYFDAHVASQKKEPDRWASGAAWAGLEILTNAVKSVGLDRKAIRDFVANNTHQTILGEIKFNGSENVGTPGTVGQWQKGEFEVVWPPARATAKLITKPKW
- a CDS encoding branched-chain amino acid ABC transporter permease; the encoded protein is MSFTAWLELIVSGLITGGIYALIALGLNLQYGLMRILNIAHGEFLMVGAYLTWLVQTQFGLSPLLMIPVSFAVLMVLGMVLHFLCFRRLTQTSPNLDVFEARSLMVAFGLMFLVQNFVSWVWGGDLRGYDYLTEPVKFGDMQFAGNKLLIFGLALVFAGALIVLMRQTLLGKGVRALMQSPTGAQLMGIDTKKLHPLMFGIGLGLSGVAGALLSMAYTITPFMGQPYTVTALVVITLGGFGSMGGALVGGLFLGVIEALGMHFTNPSLKALLSYAVFIAVLLLRPEGLFTRKSRKA
- a CDS encoding branched-chain amino acid ABC transporter permease, which translates into the protein MLVMTSRQILIRDLLVLLAFTGWALALPAYASEFVSSMALTCLMYVALSSSWGLFCGSTRYLSLATSAFFGIGAYTSAMLLGEFAWLTVILIGAGIAVMVAILMGAAVLHLRGTYFAVLTFGMTELILHAVTYFEKSVTGTVGRVLMVVPERETIYLTVLALAVLAVAVSIVVRRTRFGLALLAIGADEQRAQTLGVNTRLVKVAGFALTAAFAGAVGAAMAVRWTYIDPHTVFNPFIGFQTVLITLIGGVLTLWGPLLAAIIFSVLAESLRLQFPQIYLMSLGLLLILCVLYLPGGLASLRWATFKGWWTDCREWVRDLKRDLSGEKEREKQRALKRARENYFV
- a CDS encoding ABC transporter ATP-binding protein; the encoded protein is MMGWRDTPFVLGDKKHAHLQVRGLSAGYGAFLVLRDLRFEVKPGLTVILGPNGAGKTTLLKALMGLIPRQGLVLLDGEELPEKTHEVVRVGVTLVAEGRQLFPQMTVLENLELGGWLVEKKERAGRVDQVLADFPKLRERAQQLAGTMSGGEQQMVAVARAMMCAPRLLMLDEPSLGLAPRMVDELLAIARRIADAGTTVLMVEQNVKKALAVADRGYVLERGVLVASGPARLLERSNVIREAYLGADATDQTTASDAVQRRRSQTPQTVSAEPVEALRQAQAERA